One genomic region from Candidatus Polarisedimenticolia bacterium encodes:
- a CDS encoding PPC domain-containing protein, whose protein sequence is MRRLLCVLLLAWVVSPSLADLRRETEPDDNPAGAQPMLPPASVGGTVGAPGDVDWYALRLETGQTLQADVLARGFRAGQSPGSALSAVLQILDSDGATVLAQDQSQGEFDDPSAAFQASHAGKYFVAVRNLDPAVGGPAYLYVLSLEVGTNDTFESATPILPPVLPSIDALIDPPGDLDYYRLSGTAGQILTVDIDSAVFNPAQPAAKIVLTIFDPSHAMLAQDAYTAADPEDPFLQATLPTDGTYTILVRELRSFVGSSNTFYQMSVSLGPSTDDGTFSTGAPVLPPRAVSGTVSPSGDIDHFRFSLAASAPVQADLDARQGLDSLLDGTLRFHGPGGILGTNTSTPDPFLALTLPSGDLSASVEGNCSGSGCLSEDSYYVLYLDGDRDSDGRYLPSDNCASVYNPSQSDADHDGIGDLCDGCPSVFNPDQAEPAMGGLGDGCAACGPPPEIATNLVFLDNETLSWSPSAAVSSYNLYIGVILGGGWSYNHSCLAPDLPSPDAVLSSSPPAGMAYYLLVSGKTLCGEGSLGTSSSGAPRPNTAPCP, encoded by the coding sequence GACGACAACCCTGCCGGGGCTCAGCCGATGCTGCCCCCGGCGAGCGTCGGGGGAACCGTCGGTGCTCCTGGCGATGTCGACTGGTACGCTCTGCGGCTGGAAACCGGGCAAACGCTCCAGGCGGACGTCCTGGCGCGGGGGTTCCGGGCCGGCCAGTCACCCGGCTCGGCACTCTCGGCGGTGCTGCAGATCCTGGACAGCGATGGGGCGACCGTGCTGGCTCAGGATCAGTCGCAAGGCGAATTCGACGACCCGAGCGCCGCGTTCCAGGCTTCCCACGCCGGCAAGTACTTCGTCGCCGTGCGGAACCTGGACCCTGCGGTCGGAGGTCCGGCCTATCTCTACGTCCTTTCCCTGGAAGTCGGTACGAACGACACCTTTGAGAGCGCCACACCGATCCTGCCCCCGGTCCTCCCCTCCATCGACGCCCTGATCGATCCTCCGGGCGACCTCGACTATTACCGGCTTTCAGGAACAGCCGGGCAGATCCTGACGGTGGACATCGACTCGGCGGTCTTCAATCCGGCGCAGCCCGCGGCCAAGATCGTCCTGACGATCTTCGATCCCAGCCACGCGATGCTCGCCCAGGACGCCTATACCGCTGCCGATCCCGAGGACCCCTTCCTGCAGGCAACGCTCCCGACGGACGGCACCTACACGATCCTGGTGCGCGAGCTGCGCAGCTTCGTGGGAAGCTCGAACACTTTCTATCAGATGTCAGTTAGCCTCGGGCCGAGCACCGACGACGGGACGTTCTCCACAGGAGCGCCGGTCCTGCCGCCTCGTGCCGTCAGCGGAACCGTGAGCCCCTCAGGCGACATCGATCACTTTCGCTTCTCCCTGGCCGCGAGCGCTCCGGTGCAGGCCGATCTGGATGCCCGTCAGGGGCTGGATTCCCTGCTCGACGGGACGCTGCGCTTCCATGGTCCGGGCGGAATCCTCGGTACCAACACATCCACGCCGGATCCCTTCCTGGCGCTTACCCTACCGTCCGGCGATCTCTCCGCCAGCGTCGAGGGGAACTGCTCGGGATCCGGCTGTCTTTCCGAAGATTCCTACTACGTTCTTTATCTTGATGGGGACCGTGACAGCGACGGCCGTTATCTCCCGAGCGATAATTGCGCCTCCGTCTACAACCCTTCGCAGTCCGACGCCGACCATGACGGCATCGGCGACCTGTGCGACGGCTGTCCAAGCGTCTTCAATCCGGACCAGGCCGAGCCGGCCATGGGTGGGTTGGGCGACGGCTGCGCCGCCTGCGGCCCGCCTCCCGAAATCGCCACCAACCTCGTCTTCCTCGACAACGAGACGCTCTCCTGGTCCCCCTCCGCGGCAGTAAGCTCCTACAACCTCTATATCGGGGTGATTCTCGGGGGCGGGTGGAGCTACAACCACTCCTGTCTGGCGCCTGACCTGCCCTCTCCAGACGCTGTGTTGTCGAGCTCACCCCCGGCAGGCATGGCTTACTACCTCCTCGTCTCCGGGAAAACCCTCTGCGGCGAAGGGAGCCTGGGGACCAGCTCATCGGGCGCGCCACGCCCCAACACCGCCCCGTGTCCATGA